One Thermoanaerobacter pseudethanolicus ATCC 33223 DNA window includes the following coding sequences:
- the galU gene encoding UTP--glucose-1-phosphate uridylyltransferase GalU, whose product MKIRKAIIPAAGLGTRFLPATKAQPKEMLPIVDKPTIQYIVEEAIQSGIEDILIITGRNKRAIEDHFDKSVELELELKKKNKESLLNLVEDISNMVNIHYIRQKEPKGLGHAIYCAKSFVGNEPFAVLLGDDIVDSEVPVLKQMIDQYERYNCSIIGVQEVPYEDVDKYGIVDAAIIEDRLYKVKDLVEKPKKEKAPSNIAILGRYIITPRIFEILENTPPGAGGEIQLTDALKTLLNYEAIYAYNFIGKRYDVGDKLGYLMATVEYALKREDLSEPFKRYLLELVDNLTAIEKEAAVTKVK is encoded by the coding sequence GTGAAAATAAGAAAGGCGATAATTCCGGCTGCAGGCCTTGGTACGAGGTTTTTGCCTGCTACCAAGGCTCAGCCTAAAGAAATGCTTCCAATTGTGGACAAACCCACTATTCAATATATAGTCGAAGAGGCGATTCAATCGGGAATTGAGGATATCCTTATAATAACTGGCAGAAATAAAAGAGCAATAGAAGACCATTTTGATAAATCTGTGGAGTTGGAGCTGGAGTTAAAAAAGAAAAACAAGGAAAGTTTACTTAACCTTGTAGAGGATATTAGCAATATGGTGAACATTCACTATATAAGGCAAAAGGAACCTAAAGGGTTGGGACATGCTATTTACTGTGCTAAATCTTTTGTAGGAAATGAGCCTTTTGCAGTACTTTTAGGAGATGACATAGTAGATTCAGAAGTGCCGGTTTTAAAGCAGATGATTGACCAATACGAAAGGTACAACTGTTCTATTATTGGGGTACAAGAGGTGCCGTATGAGGATGTAGATAAATATGGAATAGTTGACGCTGCTATTATTGAGGATAGATTATACAAAGTCAAAGACCTTGTGGAAAAGCCTAAAAAAGAAAAGGCGCCTTCTAACATCGCTATTTTGGGAAGATATATAATTACACCAAGAATATTTGAAATATTGGAAAACACGCCACCAGGAGCAGGAGGTGAAATACAGCTTACAGATGCTTTAAAAACTCTCTTAAATTATGAAGCAATTTACGCCTATAATTTTATTGGCAAGAGATATGATGTGGGAGATAAATTAGGTTACCTTATGGCAACTGTTGAGTATGCTCTAAAAAGAGAGGACTTAAGTGAACCTTTTAAGAGGTATTTATTAGAACTTGTTGACAATTTAACAGCTATCGAAAAGGAGGCTGCGGTTACAAAAGTAAAATAG
- a CDS encoding TIGR02679 family protein — MNKEELKYFKEKKGYKRIFKGIREKYRSLGRLGGVVKLDNLTEDEKEVLTNHFKKDYRTKKSASIDVAKFEESLKNTRFEEYTLKDILEYYFGEKLTSKKEDMEILAKEREEFFKELFSKYQECKCIDWLKSLYEGTAVGVRTVNQRYLNDRNGLKKDIMYVCDAINNLPVYKGEKKRLPVFSSQIARNPHYFDSNTEAGSMFINALCTLMGLNEVKGSEEISELYYNVGILIDEISNYVTLSGLLAYEGDTENQVFKAAYESNQVLQVPLLNLSKIERVISPSKKVYVVENPSVFTSLIDATSKVFPLVCTYGQPKLSSLLLLDMLYKEGTEIYYSGDFDPEGLMIADRLYKRYKDKFHFLRYGVEDYLKSLSNEVINDVRLSKLNKIESPLLFDVAKEMKIIKKAGYQELIIDDIINDIKLIEEGKGEW, encoded by the coding sequence ATGAATAAAGAAGAACTTAAATATTTTAAAGAAAAAAAGGGATACAAGAGGATTTTTAAAGGTATAAGGGAAAAGTACAGAAGTTTAGGACGTCTTGGAGGCGTTGTAAAGCTTGATAATCTTACGGAAGATGAAAAAGAAGTACTTACAAACCATTTTAAAAAAGACTATAGGACAAAAAAATCTGCATCCATTGATGTGGCAAAGTTTGAAGAGTCGCTAAAAAATACGCGATTTGAGGAGTATACGCTAAAAGACATACTGGAATACTATTTTGGCGAAAAACTCACCAGCAAAAAAGAGGATATGGAAATATTGGCAAAAGAAAGAGAAGAGTTCTTTAAAGAGCTCTTCTCTAAATACCAGGAATGTAAGTGCATTGATTGGCTAAAAAGTTTGTATGAGGGAACCGCTGTAGGGGTAAGGACAGTAAATCAGAGGTATTTAAATGATAGAAATGGGCTAAAAAAAGATATAATGTATGTATGTGATGCTATAAATAATTTGCCTGTTTATAAAGGGGAAAAGAAAAGACTGCCGGTGTTTTCTTCCCAGATTGCACGTAATCCTCACTATTTTGATTCAAATACAGAAGCTGGAAGTATGTTTATAAACGCTTTATGCACTTTAATGGGGCTGAATGAAGTAAAAGGAAGTGAAGAAATATCAGAACTTTATTACAACGTTGGCATTTTGATAGATGAAATATCCAATTATGTCACACTCTCAGGACTTTTGGCATATGAGGGCGATACGGAAAATCAAGTATTTAAGGCTGCTTATGAAAGCAATCAAGTCTTGCAAGTTCCTCTTTTAAATTTGAGTAAAATTGAGAGGGTCATAAGCCCTTCTAAGAAAGTGTATGTTGTAGAGAATCCTTCAGTTTTTACATCTTTAATAGATGCCACAAGCAAAGTATTTCCTCTTGTATGCACATATGGCCAGCCAAAACTTTCTTCTCTCCTGCTCTTGGACATGCTTTATAAAGAAGGGACAGAGATATATTACTCAGGAGATTTTGACCCAGAGGGGCTTATGATAGCAGATAGATTGTACAAAAGGTATAAAGACAAGTTTCACTTTTTAAGGTACGGTGTAGAAGATTATTTAAAATCTCTTTCAAATGAAGTCATAAATGATGTAAGGCTTAGTAAGCTAAATAAGATTGAATCACCTTTACTTTTTGATGTGGCAAAAGAGATGAAAATAATAAAAAAAGCAGGGTATCAGGAGCTTATAATAGATGATATTATAAATGATATAAAATTGATTGAAGAAGGTAAGGGGGAGTGGTAA
- the glmM gene encoding phosphoglucosamine mutase produces MKLNENMFRMYDIRGVWEDDLTVESAELIGKAFGTYVRQKGIKDVLVGRDNRLSSRPIRDALIKGLTSTGCDVLDVGVLTTPAFYYSNVLYNYQAGMMITASHNPPQFNGFKVMVGPSTIYGDELKKLYYIAEKGEFEEGTGNVKYAYPINSYINMIKEKVKLGDRKLKVVVDCGNGTGSYFYPDVIYNLGCEVYPLYCESDPTFPNHFPDPVKEENLKDLIEEVKRVNADLGIAFDGDGDRIGVVDDKGNVIWGDMLMILYWREIMKKHPGADAIVEVKCSQALVEEIERLGGKPIFFKTGHSLIKAKMKELGAVFTGEMSGHMFFADEYYGFDDAAYAAARLLRILSNTDKSLSELLADVPKYPATPEIRLECDDEKKFDVVKGVTEYFKEKGYNIIDVDGARVLFDGGWGLVRASNTGPELIVRCEAKTEEKLEAIKKELSEALAKFSVEFK; encoded by the coding sequence ATGAAGTTGAATGAAAATATGTTTAGGATGTATGATATTAGAGGCGTATGGGAAGATGATTTGACTGTTGAAAGTGCTGAGCTTATAGGGAAGGCCTTTGGTACATATGTGAGACAAAAAGGAATTAAGGATGTGCTGGTAGGCAGAGATAATAGATTATCATCAAGACCTATACGAGATGCTTTGATTAAAGGACTTACTTCTACAGGCTGTGATGTATTAGATGTAGGGGTTTTGACGACTCCAGCTTTTTACTATTCTAATGTCCTGTACAATTATCAAGCAGGGATGATGATTACTGCAAGCCACAATCCGCCACAATTTAATGGTTTCAAAGTTATGGTAGGACCTTCTACAATTTATGGCGATGAACTTAAAAAACTTTACTATATAGCAGAAAAAGGCGAATTTGAAGAAGGTACAGGAAATGTGAAGTATGCTTATCCAATTAATTCGTATATTAATATGATAAAAGAAAAGGTTAAATTAGGCGACAGAAAGCTTAAAGTTGTTGTCGATTGTGGGAATGGCACAGGTTCATATTTTTATCCTGATGTGATATACAATTTAGGTTGTGAAGTATATCCTCTCTATTGTGAATCTGATCCTACATTTCCAAACCATTTTCCAGATCCAGTAAAAGAAGAAAATTTAAAAGATTTAATTGAAGAAGTAAAGAGGGTAAACGCAGATTTGGGTATAGCTTTTGACGGTGACGGTGATAGAATCGGCGTCGTAGATGATAAAGGCAATGTAATTTGGGGAGATATGTTGATGATTCTTTATTGGAGAGAAATAATGAAAAAACATCCCGGCGCTGATGCCATTGTAGAAGTGAAATGTTCTCAGGCATTAGTAGAAGAAATTGAGAGATTGGGAGGCAAACCTATCTTCTTCAAAACAGGGCATTCCCTCATAAAAGCAAAAATGAAAGAATTAGGTGCTGTGTTTACAGGAGAAATGTCTGGTCATATGTTTTTTGCAGATGAGTACTATGGGTTTGATGATGCGGCATACGCTGCTGCAAGGCTTTTACGAATACTTTCTAATACAGATAAATCTTTGTCTGAGCTTTTAGCTGATGTTCCTAAATATCCTGCAACACCTGAAATAAGGTTAGAATGTGACGATGAGAAAAAATTTGATGTGGTAAAAGGTGTAACTGAATACTTTAAAGAAAAAGGATACAACATTATAGATGTTGATGGTGCAAGAGTGTTGTTTGATGGAGGATGGGGACTGGTTAGAGCTTCTAACACAGGACCAGAGCTTATTGTGAGATGTGAGGCAAAGACAGAAGAAAAACTTGAAGCGATTAAAAAAGAGCTTTCAGAAGCTTTAGCTAAATTTAGCGTAGAGTTTAAATAA
- the pdxS gene encoding pyridoxal 5'-phosphate synthase lyase subunit PdxS: MNERYELNKNLAQMLKGGVIMDVTTPEQAVIAEKAGAVAVMALERVPADIRARGGVARMSDPKIIKEIKAAVSIPVMAKVRIGHFVEAQILEALGIDFIDESEVLTPADEMYHIDKWAFKIPFVCGARNLGEALRRIGEGASMIRTKGEAGTGNVVEAVRHMRIINAEIKRLTTLREDELMAAAKELQAPYELVKYVAQHGRLPVVNFAAGGIATPADAALMMQLGADGVFVGSGIFKSQNPEKMAEAIVKAVTYYDKPEILAEVSEGLGEAMQSIDIRKLDEKDLYASRGW; this comes from the coding sequence ATGAATGAAAGATATGAGCTTAATAAAAACCTTGCGCAAATGCTAAAGGGTGGAGTCATAATGGATGTGACAACACCAGAACAGGCGGTTATTGCTGAAAAGGCAGGGGCTGTTGCAGTTATGGCTTTAGAGAGAGTTCCAGCTGATATTAGGGCAAGAGGCGGAGTCGCAAGAATGTCAGATCCTAAAATAATAAAGGAGATAAAGGCAGCAGTATCAATCCCTGTTATGGCAAAAGTTAGAATTGGGCATTTTGTGGAAGCACAGATTTTAGAGGCACTTGGGATAGATTTTATTGATGAGAGCGAAGTTTTAACCCCTGCAGACGAGATGTACCATATAGATAAGTGGGCATTTAAGATACCTTTTGTGTGCGGGGCACGAAACCTTGGAGAAGCACTAAGGCGTATAGGGGAAGGTGCTTCTATGATAAGGACAAAAGGAGAAGCAGGTACAGGAAATGTAGTAGAAGCAGTAAGGCATATGAGGATAATAAATGCCGAAATAAAAAGGCTTACTACTTTAAGAGAAGACGAACTTATGGCTGCTGCTAAAGAACTTCAAGCGCCATATGAACTTGTAAAATATGTTGCACAACATGGGAGACTTCCGGTTGTAAATTTTGCGGCAGGAGGGATTGCGACACCAGCGGATGCGGCTTTAATGATGCAGCTTGGTGCAGATGGTGTTTTTGTTGGTTCTGGAATATTTAAGTCACAAAATCCTGAAAAAATGGCAGAGGCTATAGTAAAAGCTGTAACCTATTACGACAAACCAGAAATATTGGCAGAAGTTTCAGAAGGATTGGGAGAAGCCATGCAGAGTATTGATATAAGAAAACTTGATGAAAAAGATCTATATGCTTCAAGGGGATGGTAG
- the mntA gene encoding type VII toxin-antitoxin system MntA family adenylyltransferase antitoxin, whose product MVQRDLKEVEEIFKRNLQYLKGKYDIKLIYVFGSYSKGTNTKNSDLDIAVLLGNGYDPMDKLALIGDLVSIFKRDDIDLVILNSANPVLKHQVIKHGKLIFEENEDVKVEFEVKTLREYMDMEYFRKVQMDVIKEWVKSVVGDNSD is encoded by the coding sequence GTGGTTCAGAGAGATTTAAAAGAAGTGGAAGAAATATTTAAGAGAAATTTGCAATATTTAAAGGGTAAATATGACATAAAGTTGATATATGTTTTTGGCTCATATAGTAAAGGCACTAATACAAAAAATAGTGATCTTGATATTGCGGTACTTTTAGGGAATGGATATGATCCTATGGACAAACTTGCTTTAATTGGCGATTTGGTTTCAATATTTAAACGAGATGATATAGATTTGGTAATATTAAATTCTGCAAATCCAGTGCTTAAGCATCAAGTAATAAAGCACGGCAAACTTATTTTTGAAGAAAATGAAGATGTAAAGGTGGAATTTGAGGTTAAAACTCTAAGAGAATATATGGACATGGAATATTTTAGAAAAGTGCAGATGGATGTTATTAAAGAATGGGTAAAAAGTGTTGTAGGTGATAATAGTGACTAA
- a CDS encoding YveK family protein: MAEEEIDLREIFLIIRKRTKMIVIITLLATIISGIFSYFIATPVYKASTSLIVSRTQSSALNNSQIQVQDIQTSRMLAATYSEFVKSRRVLQPVIERLRLPLTVDQLKNSVDVAAKGNTEIIEISVKNSDPRKAAEIANAIADSFVENIVKIMNIDNVQVIDKAIPPTSKISPKTSLNIAVAAILGFMISVFIVFLLEYMDRTIKSPEDIKKYLDLPVLGVIPEIKN, translated from the coding sequence ATAGCAGAAGAGGAAATTGATTTGCGAGAAATTTTCCTGATTATAAGAAAAAGGACAAAAATGATAGTAATTATTACCCTTTTAGCTACGATAATTAGTGGGATATTTTCATATTTCATTGCTACTCCTGTGTATAAAGCGAGTACTTCTTTGATAGTCAGCAGAACACAAAGTTCCGCGCTTAACAATAGTCAGATACAAGTTCAAGATATACAAACTAGTAGGATGCTAGCTGCCACTTATAGTGAATTTGTTAAAAGCAGGAGGGTTTTGCAGCCAGTAATTGAGAGACTGAGACTACCTCTAACTGTTGACCAATTAAAAAATAGTGTAGATGTAGCAGCTAAAGGTAACACAGAGATTATTGAGATAAGCGTAAAAAATAGTGACCCTCGTAAAGCAGCAGAAATAGCAAATGCGATTGCGGATTCATTTGTGGAAAACATTGTAAAAATAATGAACATTGATAATGTGCAAGTAATTGATAAAGCTATTCCACCAACCTCTAAAATTAGTCCTAAAACAAGTTTGAATATTGCGGTAGCTGCTATTTTAGGCTTTATGATAAGCGTCTTTATTGTATTTTTATTGGAATATATGGATAGAACTATAAAAAGCCCAGAAGATATAAAGAAATACTTGGACTTACCTGTATTAGGTGTCATTCCCGAAATAAAAAATTAA
- the pdxT gene encoding pyridoxal 5'-phosphate synthase glutaminase subunit PdxT, with amino-acid sequence MRVGVLAIQGSVREHIEKLKLIDGVEAVLAKDKNTLLSLDALIIPGGESTAIGKMIVDFGLKDAILKLNERKIPIWGTCAGMILMAKYIVNDDKVHLGIMDISVKRNAYGSQLDSFKTKLIIPAVSNNEIEAVFIRAPYIENVGNGVRILAKHQGKIVAAQQDNLLATSFHPELTDDLSFYKYFLRLNS; translated from the coding sequence TTGCGCGTTGGAGTATTGGCAATTCAGGGCTCTGTTAGAGAACATATTGAAAAATTAAAGCTTATAGATGGTGTAGAAGCTGTTTTGGCAAAAGACAAAAATACTCTGCTAAGCTTAGATGCATTGATTATACCGGGTGGCGAAAGCACTGCAATAGGGAAAATGATTGTAGATTTTGGACTCAAAGATGCTATTTTAAAGCTGAATGAGAGGAAAATTCCCATATGGGGCACTTGTGCTGGCATGATACTTATGGCAAAATATATAGTTAATGATGACAAAGTGCACCTTGGAATAATGGATATTTCAGTTAAAAGAAATGCATATGGCAGTCAACTTGACAGCTTTAAAACAAAGCTTATAATACCAGCAGTTTCCAATAATGAGATAGAGGCGGTTTTTATAAGGGCTCCGTATATAGAAAATGTAGGGAATGGTGTCAGGATACTTGCGAAGCACCAAGGTAAAATTGTGGCAGCACAGCAAGATAATTTGCTTGCTACCTCTTTTCATCCCGAACTTACTGATGATTTGAGTTTTTATAAATATTTCTTGAGGCTTAACTCTTAA
- the loaP gene encoding antiterminator LoaP has translation MKKWYVIFTRSGYENKVRDIIENCFKEEVKLLIPKRKIIERVKGQPVEKIKLLFPGYVFVNAEMSDDLYYKISEVLKRGIFLKEGKRPAFVKEEEMKIILSLTKNSDLIDLSKGIMEGERVKIIEGPLKGYEGLIKKIDKRKKRAKVIFSIAGELKSVDLAIEVMENVSEQQRSLVYAC, from the coding sequence ATGAAAAAATGGTATGTTATTTTTACTCGAAGTGGTTATGAGAACAAAGTTAGAGATATTATTGAGAATTGCTTTAAAGAGGAAGTGAAATTGCTTATTCCGAAAAGAAAAATTATAGAGAGAGTAAAAGGACAACCAGTGGAAAAAATTAAACTTTTATTTCCTGGATATGTTTTTGTAAATGCCGAGATGAGTGATGATTTATATTATAAAATATCTGAAGTTTTAAAAAGAGGTATTTTTCTGAAAGAAGGAAAAAGGCCTGCTTTTGTAAAAGAAGAGGAGATGAAAATAATTTTATCTCTTACTAAAAATTCTGATTTAATAGATTTGTCGAAAGGTATAATGGAAGGAGAAAGAGTAAAGATAATTGAAGGACCATTAAAAGGGTATGAAGGGCTTATTAAGAAAATAGACAAAAGAAAAAAGAGGGCAAAAGTTATATTTAGTATAGCAGGTGAGCTAAAAAGTGTAGATTTAGCTATTGAAGTGATGGAAAATGTATCTGAGCAGCAAAGGAGTCTGGTTTATGCTTGTTGA
- the hepT gene encoding type VII toxin-antitoxin system HepT family RNase toxin, with the protein MTKSIIETINSKIKELQKNLILLKKVSQEVNKENIKEDMLKYWGIERGIQISIECVIDIANIIISSLGLEKPDTYRETVLLLGKANILPENFAKNISNMVSFRNILVHDYMKIDEKVIVDILKNHLDDFVRYIHYINKWIEENYYS; encoded by the coding sequence GTGACTAAAAGTATAATAGAAACAATAAATTCTAAAATAAAAGAGTTACAAAAAAATTTAATATTGTTAAAAAAAGTATCGCAAGAAGTAAATAAAGAAAATATAAAAGAGGATATGCTCAAATATTGGGGAATAGAAAGAGGAATTCAAATATCTATAGAATGTGTTATTGATATAGCCAATATAATTATTTCTTCTCTTGGTTTAGAAAAACCCGATACCTATAGAGAAACGGTTTTATTATTAGGTAAAGCAAACATTTTGCCAGAAAATTTTGCCAAAAATATTTCTAACATGGTTTCTTTTAGAAATATACTTGTACATGATTATATGAAAATTGACGAGAAGGTAATTGTTGACATATTAAAGAACCATTTGGATGATTTTGTTAGATATATACATTATATAAATAAATGGATCGAAGAAAATTATTATTCCTAA